In Gouania willdenowi chromosome 15, fGouWil2.1, whole genome shotgun sequence, one DNA window encodes the following:
- the xpo5 gene encoding exportin-5 — MAEQVATLCDQLIKAVNVMMDAESSQIYRLEALKFCEEFKEHSSLCVPCGLQLADKTQPAVVRHFGLQTLEHVIKFKWNDMQQQEKVKLKECAMQLLSTGTYSILVEESHIKDALSRIIVEIIKREWPQHWPDMLKEMEALISQGEAQTELVMLILLRLAEDVITFQSLPAQRRREIQLTLTKNMENIFSFMMAVLQINVDEFRRVKMLPGHELQARAHCRVAVVTLNTLAGYIDWVSLVHITSGNCHLLEILCLLLGEAELRLEAVECLLIALSRKGKLEERKPFMLLFDDVAIDYILSAAQSADGSAICEKSSISQAGQVVERRYIFLKRLCQVLCALGGQLCSLVGSDVQVEIPSNLSKYMEALLGFTTHSSLFLKALTQPTWGALFRHETLSKDPSVVEMVITYLKTSMINLVKTGFPSRDDSPSCEYSRMDFDSDEDFNAFFNSFRAQHGEVLRTSCRLVPLEAFQIAAEWLQYQIASPINPGDAASQSTEGLCSLMSPSVVQWDAMTVFIDCVVSQVFKTLEDGKLPIDQGMEMLQAILNYNTKEPLILSCVLSNISAFFPLVIHKPQLLPQVLSTLFKAVTFMIDPDSKAPQTRAVKNVRRHASCSIIKICRDYPQFLLPFFDIFYTHVKELNASKGALSYMEKCALIEALVLISNQFKDFAKQKAFLDELMGSVVTDWTSDEIRRVLCDPVTFLSFIGADQIITEQNKESDAARLNRGRLSFCLYAILAVVKRARWPADPEEAKAGGFVLGYNSSGAPIYRNPFAAQFLALLPNLLVLIRTFNSLFLPENLCLLSVTFSRAFDLMDSEKKCVLGLPPNTLDIYDSPADKSSLERMQGFFSTVHDNCFHILGNAGPALQREFYTIDKFAEKVAGSAFVSLDYVPDQRLRLMIRVFLKQLVISCPQEYYESLLCPLLGPMFSYMMQRLNVKWQVINQRTSIDEDEEVALCQESQVTQEMLEEQLVRVLTREVLDLLIVSCVSRRVPDSATNKEEIEEEDMMMDLAQTPSAAQPTVELTELGKCFMKHEDIYMALLTLSFNSLSWKDTVNCHRTASTVCWTLLRQVVEGNLILEAVTWLYTSVLRGLQVHGQHEVCNMTLCQLAMHIYESLRPRYVELRTIMTQIPNINLEALDQYDQRLIDPNAQKLGEKKRKDQFKKLLAGTVGRALCQQFKKEVHIRNLPSLYKKPKPDTDVLSSDSLGLAALFQPENDAL, encoded by the exons GGTACTTATTCCATTTTAGTGGAGGAAAGCCACATCAAAGATGCCCTGTCTCGAATAATTGTGGAAATAATAAAGAGGGAGTGGCCTCAACACTGGCCTGATATGCTGAAAGAAATGGAGGCCCTCATCAGTCAAGGG GAGGCCCAGACTGAGCTGGTGATGTTAATCCTTTTGAGGCTTGCAGAAGACGTGATCACTTTCCAGTCGTTGCCCGCACAAAGACGCCGAGAAATCCAGTTAACACTCACCAAGAACATGGAAAACATCTTCAGTTTCATGATGGCTGTGCTTCAAATTAACGTGGATGAATTTCGTAGAGTG aaaatgTTACCTGGGCATGAATTGCAG GCCAGAGCTCACTGTCGAGTTGCTGTGGTGACGTTAAATACGCTGGCCGGCTACATAGACTGGGTGTCTCTGGTGCACATCACCTCTGGAAACTGTCATCTGCTGGAAATCCTGTGTCTGCTGCTGGGTGAAGCAGAGCTACGGTTGGAGGCAGTCGAGTGTCTTCTTATTGCCCTCAGTAGGAAG GGCAAGCTGGAGGAGAGGAAGCCATTTATGCTGCTTTTTGACGATGTGGCCATTGACTACATTCTCTCTGCAGCTCA ATCAGCTGATGGATCAGCAATCTGTGAAAAATCCTCCATATCCCA AGCAGGACAGGTGGTGGAAAGGCGCTACATCTTTTTAAAGAGGCTCTGTCAGGTCCTCTGTGCTCTGGGGGGTCAGCTGTGCTCATTAGTG GGTTCAGATGTACAGGTTGAGATACCATCAAATCTTAGCAAGTACATGGAAGCTCTTTTAGGCTTTACTACACATTCCAGTTTG TTTTTAAAAGCGTTGACTCAGCCGACGTGGGGAGCTCTGTTCAGACACGAGACTCTGTCAAAAGACCCATCTGTTGTAGAGATGGTCATTACGTACCTGAAAACATCTATGATCAACCTTGTCAAG ACTGGTTTCCCATCCAGAGACGACAGCCCAAGTTGTGAGTACTCTCGTATGGACTTTGACAGCGACGAGGACTTCAATGCTTTCTTTAACT CGTTTCGTGCCCAGCATGGGGAGGTTTTGAGGACTTCCTGTAGACTTGTTCCTCTGGAAGCTTTTCAGATTGCAGCTGAATGGTTACAGTATCAGATAGCCAGCCCAATCAATCCTGGAGATGCTGCAT CCCAGTCCACTGAAGGCCTTTGCTCCCTCATGTCTCCATCAGTGGTCCAGTGGGATGCGATGACGGTTTTCATTGACTGTGTGGTCTCACAGGTCTTCAAAACTTTGGAAGATGGG AAGTTGCCCATCGATCAAGGAATGGAGATGCTGCAAGCCATTTTGAATTATAACACCAAAGAGCCGCTCATCCTGTCCTGTGTGCTCAGCAACATCTCTGCCTTTTTTCCACTGGTCATACACAAACCACAGCTACTGCCGCAAGTTCTTTCCACG CTCTTTAAAGCCGTTACATTTATGATTGATCCGGACAGCAAG GCACCTCAGACTCGAGCCGTAAAAAATGTGAGAAGGCACGCCTCGTGTTCCATCATCAAAATCTGCCGCGATTACCCACAATTCCTCCTG cctttttttgacattttctacACTCATGTGAAAGAACTGAATGCAAGCAAAGGCGCTCTGAGCTACATGGAGAAATGTGCGCTGATAGAAGCGCTAGTTCTCATCAGCAACCAGTTTAAAGACTTTGCCAAGCAGAAGGCTTTCCTCGACGAGCTGATGGGTTCAGTGGTGACTGACTGGACCTCAGACGAGATCAGGCG CGTGTTGTGCGATCCTGTCACTTTCCTGTCCTTTATTGGAGCAGATCAGATTATCACTGAACAAAATAAGGAATCTGATGCAGCTCGCCTGAACAGAGGAAGA TTGAGTTTCTGTTTGTATGCCATATTGGCTGTGGTTAAACGTGCTCGCTGGCCTGCTGATCCTGAAGAAGCCAAGGCTGGTGGATTTGTGTTGGGCTATAACTCCAGTGGAGCTCCCATCTACAGAAACCCCTTTGCTGCCCAGTTTCTTGCTTTACTCCCCAACCTGCTGGTGTTAATCCG GACCTTCAACAGCCTGTTTCTGCCGGAGAACTTGTGCCTCCTCAGTGTGACCTTCTCCAGAGCCTTTGACTTAATGGATTCAGAGAAAAAATGTGTTCTTG GTCTTCCTCCGAATACTTTGGACATTTATGATTCACCTGCTGACAAAAGCAGCCTCGAGCGCATGCAGGGATTTTTCAGCACAGTGCACGATAACTG TTTCCACATCCTGGGCAATGCAGGGCCAGCTCTGCAACGAGAGTTTTACACTATTGATAAGTTTGCTGAAAAAGTAGCAGGATCGGCTTTCGTCTCTCTCGACTACGTGCCCGACCAAAGACTTCGCCTCATGATCC GTGTGTTTCTGAAGCAGCTGGTGATCTCGTGTCCCCAAGAATACTATGAAAGTCTGCTCTGCCCTCTGCTGGGCCCCATGTTCAGCTACATGATGCAG AGGCTCAACGTCAAGTGGCAAGTTATCAATCAAAGGACTTCCAT CGATGAAGATGAGGAGGTGGCACTGTGCCAGGAGAGCCAGGTGACCCAGGAGATGTTAGAGGAGCAGCTTGTGCGCGTGCTCACCAGGGAGGTGCTGGATCTCCTCA TTGTGAGCTGTGTCTCTAGAAGGGTTCCTGATTCTGCAACAAATAAAGAGGAGATAGAAG AGGAAGACATGATGATGGACTTGGCACAGACGCCCTCGGCTGCACAGCCCACTGTGGAGCTGACAGAGTTGGGAAagtgtttcatgaaacatgag GACATCTACATGGCCCTGCTGACCCTGTCCTTCAACTCGTTGTCATGGAAGGACACAGTTAACTGCCATCGCACAGCCTCCACGGTCTGCTGGACCCTTCTACGACAG GTGGTAGAAGGGAATCTCATTCTTGAAGCCGTCACCTGGCTGTACACTAGCGTTCTCAGAGGCCTTCAGGTTCACGGGCAGCACGAGGTCTGCAACATGACTCTGTGTCAGCTGGCCATGCACATCTATGAAAGCCTG cgTCCACGTTACGTGGAGCTGAGAACAATAATGACCCAAATCCCAAACATCAACTTGGAGGCGTTGGACCAGTACGACCAGAGGCTGATTGATCCAAACGCCCAGAAGCTTGgggagaagaagaggaaagaCCAGTTCAAGAAGCTGCTCGCAGGAACCGTTGGG AGAGCTCTTTGCCAGCAGTTCAAGAAGGAGGTTCATATCCGGAATCTTCCATCGCTCTACAAAAAGCCAAAGCCAGACACGGATGTGCTCAGCAGTGATTCACTTGGCCTGGCTGCTCTTTTCCAACCTGAGAACGATGCGCTGTAG